In the genome of Candidatus Dormiibacterota bacterium, the window CGATCCGCAAACGCTCGACGAGATCGCCCGCATCGCGCGCGCGGTCAACGCCGAGTTCATCAACGAAGTTTCCGAGGACGCGCCGGCGCGCCTGATCGAAATCGCGCGTTCGAAGAGCGAGACGACCATCGCCGTCGGCGGAACGCTCCGTACGCCCCGATGGCCGCAACGTCGTGCCTTTGCTCGACGGCTGCTTGAAGCTGGGGCACGCGAACTCCTAGTCTTTGCCCGGCCGGCCGCCACGCTTACTCAGGGCGTCGAGGGCGAGGTTTAACTCCAGCACGTTGACGTGCGGCTCGCCCAGAATGCCGAGCTCCCTCGGCTCGATCGCACGAGAGATCACCGCATCGACCTGAGCGAGCGGAAGGTGACGCGCAAACGCGACGCGCGGTGCTTGGTAATACGCCCCCTGCACGCTGATATCGGGATCGATACCGCTACCGCTCGTGGTAGCAAGATCGATCGGAAGCGGCACGGTGGCCTGCGGATTTTGCTTGCGCAGCTGCGCGATCGTCGCTTTGGTGGCGGCGATGAGCTTCGCGGAGGTCGGCCCGAGATTGGTGCCGCCGGTGGCCGTTGGGTCGTATCCATTCTTGCCCGCAGCCGATGGGCGT includes:
- the kdpC gene encoding potassium-transporting ATPase subunit KdpC, with the translated sequence MFQFGVAIRMTIVSVVLLGLIYPLAMTGAAQAIFPREANGSLVMRDGKVVGSDIIGQRWSKPEDFQGRPSAAGKNGYDPTATGGTNLGPTSAKLIAATKATIAQLRKQNPQATVPLPIDLATTSGSGIDPDISVQGAYYQAPRVAFARHLPLAQVDAVISRAIEPRELGILGEPHVNVLELNLALDALSKRGGRPGKD